The stretch of DNA ACCTTCACGCATGTGAGATCatcaaaaatcaattaattgCGATGGTTTACACGGTGTGAGAAAGTTGAATACAGAGTGATCAAAATATCGTCATAAAACCCTAGGTTTTGCCGAGGATGAGATAGAAAAAGGCGAGGGTGGCTTACATGACGGCCTGAGGGTTGTGGGGAAGGCCCATGAAGATGTTGTAGATCTCGAAAACCTGCCTCTCCACCATCCACTGCTCTCGCTGAGTGACCGTCGGTCTCTTCGCCGCCGAGGTTTCCATTGCTGTCGGCCTGTTCCAATCCAGAGACTGGGCCTCGCTTTATCGCTTATTCGCTTCCTTCTCCTTTGCCTCTTCTAAGTTTAGAAGTGAAAGGAATGTCAGTTTAGAAGTTAAACGAATGCCCCCGCTAGTCTCCACGATCTGAATTCTCGTATTCGAATTCATTATTTACGTAATTATAATAGATAAgactcaaatttattttttttataaaaaattatagaatcaAGTGACAAGAGCTCAAAAAAAAGACATCCCAAGTTTAAAAGTGACAATCCCACTAACATTAGTGTGATTAGAATTGGGTTTACATTTTGGGTTTGATCACCCAAGTTAGAGGGCAAAACCCATATTTTTGTCTGTATTGGCCATTGGAgcatttaatttgttttaattattttttatattttttattataataatttttaaaaaatatattttaattatattaatttatctaaatttttaaattaatttaacttatataCTTTTGAggtataaaacaaaataaaataaattaatttaacttttttttttacgtgttaaaaaataaaaattaaattaacttaaaaatacaaatatatgaatgcaattaaaataaaaaaaaataaaataatcacaaaaaaaacTATGAAAGTATAGgtcaaaatatgaatttgacccACCggcttaaatatttattattaaatatattgaGTTTAAGTTTGATTACTTACagatatttaataataaacatgtaaattacagttaattaaaataatcaaataaataattatgtataaataataaataacatgttattttaattatttcataatatatacaattataatttaataaaaattatacatcattTGAGACATCAAAACTCAAATCTCACTTATGTGGTGTGTGTAATCTTTAGTATACCTCAAGTCTGATGATGCATAACTGATATAAAAACTTCTGTCCAAACAGTCGTTGAGGTTGTGTATTGGAATAATAGTGATGAAAAGTTACTtagtcataaaaaatatatttataataatattattttattttttaatattaaaactaAGATCGAAAACTAATGATACTTTATCCAATtgatcaaattataaaattatcattttcacTAAATATAAGTCATAGAGAAGCAATGATGGAAGAGAGGATCATATTAACCTTAagaatatttgtatatttaaataaaagttactttagtgattttttattaatataaataaaaattaaaatttattttattttttttagatataaaatcatttataattttttgtatttaatttatttttaattgacaatatagacaataggaaaatatctaaaaatataagagtttaataaataaacaatgtAAAAAGTTCATAGACAAGtcttacaaattaaaaatttatcgatttatcttttttttttcccttaatgCCTAGATcaatatgaatttttcaaataaaattttcgtcgttaaaaaaaatattttatcaaattatccttataaaataacataattttttttcatcgtGTTACTGAATTACACATCCCTATTATtgcttaatattaaaaaataattagtgaaTTTTGGGAATTGGGGGACTAGCTTATCTAAATGATTcttcattatttattatctaatattaaaaaataattcatagacttAGAGAGTTAAAGGGCCTCATTGTCTCAATGACATCTCATCGTTATTgcctaatattaaaaaataatttatgaactTTGAGAATTAGAGGTCTCATTGTCCAATTAgaattacaaaataaacatagtatgaattcaaacaaaaattatcataaaatataattagtaATTTAGCATCTCgaaaaaaaatttttaaataattagtgaCAACGATGACCCAATAAGGTAATAAAttgtaatacaaaaaaaatatataataacgTGACATGTTCTTTTAACCATATAATCAAACAAATAAACATATCTTTAAACATGAATAATTATCATAGCGAAATTACTATAAGAGAAAACACACAAAccctaaatttataaatttatgctTAAATCATTTATCAGACAAGGGAATCACTGTAAAGAAAGGTCGAGAAGATAACTTTATATCCTGATAAGGGAAAAGGAAGGGTTTTAGGctaattaaataagttaaatttatatttttgtctttataattttattttattttatatgatcattcaaaattcttattgtttcaattatatttatatacttatatttttgaattaatttaaccttttatattttgatattttttttatgctaaCTTGAATatttcgttatttcaattatacatatgtatttatgttttaaaattaatttaactattgtattttaatgtataaaaaatggattaaattgattttttttatttacacatcaaagtacaagagttaaattgattaaaaaaagtaagtataaatgtataatcgaaataatgaaaagtttaaattgctatataaaaaaagtatcaaaatataaaaattaaattaactcaagtTGAAAggcataattaaaataacaaaaaatatgacaaaaacgTGAAATTTGGAATTTGAGAAAATCAATCAATGCGGATGGACATAGCGTGGGGGGCAAGTTGGGGAGCAAGGTTTAATAAGGGTgataaaaagagatgaaaggcACTGGCCCACCCTTTTCTCTTTTAGTCGGGCAATTGTTATGTTGCCTAAGAGATGAAATCATTAATAAAGTTTTTGTCGATTCTCTTCGAAAGGTCACATGAAGAGAAATTTTTATAGCGGAAAAAGCAAAAATATGATGTGTTGTTTTCTACTATTTGTCCATGTgcgtgtgttttttttttaaacaaatacaaattaaaaatatataatttttaattttttaaaataaaataaatattttttaacctaACTCTGTATGCTTccatcattaataaaaaatagaaaaaattatatttttccccTACGGACATAATTCAGCGGTTGAGGACGAGTACGCGTTGATCTCAAAGAACTTTAAGTGTAGCCGTTATATAGTCGGTATAAGGTTCCGTATTCGAATctttaatcttaaatttttttaattaatctctctATAAAAATGATGTGTACCAACAGCATTACTCTTTAGCTTTTgatttcaaagagaaaactacattttcatttaaaaagtATTGATGGTTACTTTGTACACGTGTACGTTCGAGATGTGTTCTGAGACTGGGGTATCAACGGTGATAAATGCCGTAACCCATCGATCGAAAAGGTGTACCGACGGCCACCTTACGCAATTCACAAACTGAGGAAAGTGCAGATCAAACTTCGCTGCGACTTCCGACTTCCGAGTCCTCcgatatctctctctctctctctctctctcgttcgaTCCATACGACAGAGAAGGTGATCGATTTCCAATAGTCGATTTTAACTTCAAAATCAATCTGATATTTTCAGCAGTTCAGTCGATCTTAATTTTAGGGTTTTGATCTGATACATATGCTCATGCTTGGTGATCCATTTTTTGCCACTGTTTGTTCTTTGCATTAGTATTTTTCCTTGTGATATTTGATTCACCGATCTCGTTTCATTGATATGTACTTCCGCCTCCTGTCGTGCGCTGAtatggatgatgatgatgactaTACTAGTGCGTCTTCCGTTACTGATCTTTCAGCTGTTGCGTAATTCTTGATTTATTCGTGACTCACGATGCATTAGTCGATGCTTTTACTTTGATGGGCttggaatttttcttgtttaatctgctgtttttttttttttaatttttatcccaTGTGTTGGAATGTGTTTCAAGTCGCTATAATTTAAATTGATGACTCTCAATATTCTGAAGTTCCAAGTTcgtaatattttaaagaaatcaaTTCATGTATTTGGTTTTCCAAAATGAATTTAGCGATGACTTTGGGCATGGATCCCGTACTCTtgtatttagatattttatacTTTGAACTTAGGACATGTCTTTCCATTAGCTCAATATAAATACAGTATGTATTCAAATATCCTTTCCAACTGCATGAAGTAAATCTCTTGgttttttgaattcattttcacgGTACATGTATTTTACCATAATGATGTGGATACAGTTTTTGAGCGTCTAAGCCATGTTTATACACGCTAGAATCCATGTTTAACATTTAAGAGGATAAATTGTTAATGTAGTTATTTGACGTTGTACAGGTAGTTGTAAATGGCTGAAGCAAAATCAACTATGAGGAAACCAGTGTTCACTAAGGTTGATCAGCTACGTCCTGGAACCAGCGGACACAATCTCACTGTCAAGGTTGTTAGTTCAAAGATGGTATTACAGAAGGGCCGCCCAGATGGACCCCAACTACGCCAAATGAAGATTGCTGAGTGCCTGGTTGGAGATGAAACTGGGACCATTGTCTTTACTGCAAGGAATGAgcaaggtatttttttttgggtgataTGAAATTTTGAATCTTGTTCATGGCCGCGGTGGCGGTTtaataattctatatttgatGTATTATAATGTGCTGGGGCTACTGTGTTTGCTGTTAGAAATACTAAGGTATTTGTGTTGATTCTTGTTCGTAGTGGTGTAGCTTTTAGTTTTCTCCAATAAATTAGATGGTGGCAGTAGTTTAATAGTTTACTGATGGATATCAATCACGTGGCATTCTCCTTTCCTAATCCTTTTAAACAGTTGTTTGAAAAACCACGATGGTCATCTTTTGATTTCTGCATTGCTTCTGGAGAAGGAGTTAACAGGGTGTCTAATAGAATGGTTGATATAGTCATGGCTGTGAATAATTTGAGGGGAGAAATTAGTGACATGGCTGGCTTGCGCCAGACATGACTGTCTTCTAGTTGGATATATTGGACAATTTATGTCCTTCAATTATATAAAGTGCACTTCAGATTTTTCCTTTGCATCTCATTTAGAAAAGTAGCTGCATATTTTCTTGATACATATAGATATGCCACTTCTTTCActatgttttaaaattaatcatgtcatattttcaatattaccTTAATCCTGGAAGGCTTGGTTTCCTGGATTGATAATGATACAGGGGCTTCATCTCAAACTGAAGATCatttcactataaataaaattttgtgcATCAcaattatgtttttcttttttattgggAGGGTTATTTTATATGCAACCATATTCTTACTTAGCAAAGTGGCTGTTTCCACAGTTTGAACTGGTGACCTTTTGGTCACAAAGCCCGCAATACTTTTGCCACTAAGACTCACCCTGTGAGAGCATGattttaatgttgaaagaatTTTGTATGGTTTGTATTAGAGATGTCCTTTTAGGCTTGTGGTCATGTTAGAACATCACTGAGCTGCATTATGTTAACTAGGGTTGGGGTAGGTTGCTGAATATTCTGTTAGGATTATAAGCCACATTGAGCTTTTCTGCAGCTTTGCTTCCTCAAAGTTGTTGAATGTGTCTTTCCACTACCATTATCGTTAAATACATTATGAGCTATGTCTGGGGGTGTATTTACTGCTCTTGGTCATTTCAGCGTTttactttttgattttttagagtTTATGTCTCTCTACATGTACATCAAATGGCAATGGTGCTGTTTGTAGGTATTTGCCACTGTCATACATCGCCTGACTACCTTAACCATGTAGTTTTGCTATATTCAGTAGGGAATTTTACCTTCCGTGAACTGATTGATTACCACACAATGTGCTATTGGTCTTGTTTTGAGCACATCGATTTAATTTGTGTGTTTCACTTTTCATGCAGTGGACATGATGAAACCTGAAGTTACCATAATTTTACGCAATGCAAAGATCGATATGTTTAAAGGGTCGATGAGGCTGGCCGTGGACAAATGGGGGCGTGTAGAGGTGACCGAGCCAGCTGGTTTCGCCGTTAAAGAGGACAACAACCTATCACTGGTTGAATATGAACTGGTCAATGTGGTGGAAGACTGATTCTGGGAATGTGGTCACTCCTACTACTATGGGGCCAAAACAACTGAATCGGGCAAGATATGGATTTTTGTGGTTGGCGAGATTGGCAAAGTGATGTTTAAGTTCTTTTTCAGATCCTCCTATAGTTGCTTGATGATGCCCGGGAAGTTTCTTGTTTAACAGGAATATCTTTGGGATTATATGTCTACAAGAAAGTATTGACTGTCTGCTTGGTATGGTGGGCATCGAGTGAGTCTGCTCTGGTGGAATAAATTGGGATTCTATAACCGCCCCTGCTACAGTCAGCTTGCTTAGTTAAAGGAACTTgctttgtgttttatttatttttttctctttttgggtTAAGGCTAAGATGTGGACTTTAAGGCTAAGATGTGGACTTGTCTTATTTGGGATCTTTATATATACATGACAATGCTGTGCAAATACAGTTCTAAAGTGTTGTGGGCTTTGCTGAAATAATATACCTCAATGTTGAAAATCCTGTTCTTATTTCTTGCAAGTGTTGTGGGTTTTATTGAAAATTACTGTCCTTATTGGCTGCTAAAAAGGGTCATGagatcaaatttatatttttgtttatgtatttttagtatgatgatttaatttttttgttattttaattatatttttaaattagttaaatttttatattttaattttgtgtgcGCTACAAATCAAACatgattttgataaattaaacatcataataatttttatcctAAATTAGGGATTTTATGTAATCTAAGATTAAGATGACAAATGTTATTCTCACGTCGAGCAGTCGGATGAATAATATGTCAGTGTTAATTTGGTGAggtgtaaatttaattttcgtCTTGCGTAAGAGTTAAAAGTctaacttataatttatttctcatgatATATTCGAAAATGTGACATTAAAGCTGAGTGTGATTTATTTGTCATGGCCGACACGATTCGGAACCAAAATAAAAGCAACAACTCAACTCGTGGCTCTTGGGCTGAATCGAGGATGACGTGATATGGATGCTATCGGGCCCAATGGGCTTAATTTTTGAGAATGGGCCTACCCAAGTCTGATCAATGATCATCACTTGCAAAATTGGCTAGGGTTTTAGATCTCTGGAACCGCTTGTTGAGACAGAGGGTTTAGCGTGAATAGCAGGAATCAGCAAGAGAAAAATGGCGTCCAACTCTGCGAGAAGTCTGTTTCAGAGATCAACGGCGTCCGCTAGATCCATCATGAGTCGCAACCGGACAGTCCAATCGCCGCCGTCGTCAGTTGCTTCCAAGCAATCCAACCTCGGCGGTCTGGCACCTTCAAATCCTGCTGCTCCCTCTCGCTTCTCTCGCCGCCAcaatctcttcttctccaccAGGTTCATATTTATACTCTTATAGGCTTGTGGAACTCGGCTCCAGTGCAAGTTCAATTGCATAGTACGTTTGTCGTAAATGATGAATGTATTGTAGGCTACCTGTGGAGTTGAGTGGTGGAGAGTCGTTGATACCTCTGCACTCTGCTACTGCTTCCGCTTTGCTCAGGTCTATGTTATCTGCAAAGGTTAGCCAATGGGGTTGTGTCTCTGAAGGTAAGCAATGCTTCTCTTCTTTGTTTGTGTTGTTTCCCTAATGGCTCAATTATTTGGAACTTGAACATTTTCGTACTGATATTATCTGTTCATGTGAATCTGTCTTCTTGTCAAACCTATTGCCCGCTGATTAGGAGCCTGGGCCTGTTTCAATTATATACACTGAATTGCGAAGAACCATGCACCCTGCCAAAGTCAGGTTCTTCTTTTTTGCGTAAAAAATCTGAAGCTTGGAAGTTTTAACACAATGGGATTCTATTCAAGGTCCATGGTCTTTGAACTTGCCAAAAAAAATATAGCTCATCTTTGTTATGAAATCTAATTTTCagcatatttattttttattgtggaaaatgtatttttgtgtaTCCCAAAACTTCAGATCTAGTTTACTATACAATGATgacagaaaaagaaagaattacCCAGATAAAAGAATGAACTTGTATTAATTTTCTCTGTACATATAGGTGGTGTCATTATGTGCTTAACATTAACTTTGATAGAAATAATTTGTCTCTTGATTAGTGAAGTTTTATGTTAACCTAGATCTCACCCTTTATATGATCACTCAAACACTCAAACAAAATCTCTCTCTAATTCGCAAATGAACAGCAATCAGAAAACAATCAAGAACCAATCAAGACACACAAGAATTTACCCTGGTTCGGTCTCAATgaaagacctacatccagcttggctttcgcccctactttctccactatcttgaatgataatacaagattacaaagcactcaaACTCAACTCTCACCTAGCCCATAAAGctgaaagctatatagagttgatacaagaaagatatACACTCTTCCTCACTGCTCAATCTTACCTCAAGACAGTTTGCTAACCCGTGAAAGAAAGCATATCTAAAACCTTCCCTCTGGCCTCTATATATAAGCAATAGAGGGTGGAAAAGCCTCCTGACCGACTGCCCAAGACCGGCAGTTACAACCAACTCGGTCAGccctagaaaaataataaaatctttctAGAAACGTAACAGCAGAAATATTACATGAAATATCCCTAACATTACAAGCCCTAATCTAGAACAAATGCTTTAAcattttaatattcaaataactGAACCAATCAACTTGTACACAAAATTGAACGTCCATGTTTTTACTGGTCTCCCATTGTCAAACTGGTCAAATCTTTTACTATCTGTTAGCGGTTTCTCTGAACAATGAGCTCAGCATATAGGTTTCTAAAGTTTCATGTGTCTACATGGAGCCACAGATTTAAGGATGGGGGAATAATATCTTCACCTCGTTGAGTGGGGTAATGTAACGGTTAAGGGTTGAAACAACCATGTGTCGGTTGTTCTAAACTAAGGGACGTATGGTGAGACTATCTTTTTAGAATATATAAAACTGAGCAGCCAGGTCAGCCAACCAGAAGGATTGTTTTGTGCAATGCGATTGACCATTCAGTGTGGTCAATGTTTTATTTATCAACTCTTGTTGATAACCCTTCCTTAGATTAAAGGTGGcatcaaattcaaattgcaTAATTATATCAAGGCTAAAATCTACTaaatttcaaaagtttataATTTGAGACAGTTAACTCCCTTGCAGTTCTATTTTTGACCTATAACACCctttgacataatttttttgccaaaaaaaattatatttacatgctGGTAAAAGAAAATAACCACAATGCCCCAATTAATCTTAAAACAATTacacaattttattattacaaatcaattaaaaataaaaataccaaacttaCTCTTAAGTGGAGGGAAgtggcgccaattgatgatttgagaggaaaacagagagaaaaactAGGAAAATGTAACCACTaacccaaaaataaaacaagaaaattcaaacatttgaaattaGAAGCACAAATACAGTGTTTGAAAATTCAACCAAAACTGTATTCGAGtaaaaagacaagaaaattcaaataattgtATGTTTGAAAATTCCATCAAAAACCATATTTGctgagggaaaaaaagaaaattcaattcttTGGAGACTACTTTAATTCCatgattcaaagataaaatgtagactaattttcttttgtgattTAAGGATGAATTGAATTTCGCTTAGATTATGAATTAATTAGCTTCTGCACTTCTTTGGAGATAAATTGGGATTTTGCTTGGGATTTGGGGACTAATTAGGGTTAGTGGTtacattttttttcactttttccctatttttacttttcaaattGGCAATTAGCACCATTTCCTCCATTGAAGGGTAAgttcagtttttttatttttaattgatttgtaataatataattgtGTATAATTGTTTAAGATTAATTGGGACATTGTGGTCATTTTTTTGGGCATGTaaatctagtttttttttttttcgtttggAAATGATGTCAAAAGGTTTTATCAGTAAAAAATAAAGCTACAAGGGGGTTAAGTACCCTAAGTTATAAACTTTGAGGGGCTTAGTGGAGTTGTGGTTTCTCCTGATTTTCTGGCTATCTGTTATTCATAAGGTTGAACACTTATGAATTATGGGAATGCCTATGTGTTTAAAAGTTGAAGTCAGAGAAATTCACTTCTTGTTCTGTTTGTCTGAATCCTATATGTTGTATATTTATCATGTTGTGAGCATGAttaacttcatttttttctgtttcATTTAGATCTCTTAGGTGCACCAAAGTTAGGGATTCTGTTTCTCAGAAATGAAATAGGATTCACAGACTCCATTAGAAATTGGATACCCAATGcgatatttttgaaagaatCTTTGGACTCTTTTAGAAGGGGAATGGTGCCATAATATTTTCTGTCATGCTGCATTGATCTGTTACGTATTATGCTTCAGATAAGGCAAAGCATGCAAATGGTCTCTAGTTCTGACATGTGATGCTGCAGTTGTTGGcgattgaaatttttgaaagattttagGGTATATTGAGAAGAAAGTGCGGATCAGTTCTTCAAgcacatattaaaaaaaaaaaaaaaaaaaaacttgttgcTTGGTGTTATGCTCTTTATCATCTGAACTTCAAAGAATGTATATTTTCGAATGACAtggtgttattttctttcatgCGGTGACAGGATTTGCAACACCTCTATAGCAGGACCTTGAAGTAATATTCGTTGATGCTGCCAGGGTTACTTCTGAAAGtggatttttctctcttctcctgTCATCTTGGAATAAATTATTTAGACacgcaaaaaaaagaaaagaaagaatatatCCTACTTTTTATGGAAGTTTAATTCTCGACTTTTGTATGCACCCCCAGTTTTGAGATGTTCCACCAGAATGTATGTTGTTACCCTGAATGAAAATTGAATTGGCAAAGCTACCTCATTTAATCATCTTCAGTCCTTCCTTTGATGGCTAGTCAGATTGATTGGTGTTAGAcaaatttgtatttaaatttaaatttaacagtTGGAATCATGCAATGATTTGTAGTTGTATCTTCTAGAGTTAGATATCTACTTTTCTTGTTAGTTTACTTATCTGGTTGATCTAATCAGTAATCAGTTCACAGGGCCAAATGCCAATTTGATTGGCTGAAAGTATGAAGAGTTGATAAAGGATATTGATTTAAGCACCTGCAGATTGTTTAGAAACAGTAACTAGGAAGTATCACCTCTGTGCTACTTGGTGgtaggctctctctctctctctctctctctcccgctaCTTTACTGTTTCAGTCTTTAACAAATTTCAGATAATGTGCATTCTCTAAAATTCCATTGGCATCACCACAACAAAGGCGAAGCCTTCTTAAGTCTCACTTTTCTGTTTTAGAAACTGGAGATCCTTCATTTGGAGCTGCACAGCTTCTTTAGACAGCCTTTTTGGCTCTGGAACTAGGTCGGCTTCACTCCCTTCTGCTACTCTCCTTACCTTGTCTTTGACGATTCTAGCAATCTCT from Diospyros lotus cultivar Yz01 chromosome 6, ASM1463336v1, whole genome shotgun sequence encodes:
- the LOC127803970 gene encoding protein NUCLEAR FUSION DEFECTIVE 6, mitochondrial isoform X1, whose amino-acid sequence is MASNSARSLFQRSTASARSIMSRNRTVQSPPSSVASKQSNLGGLAPSNPAAPSRFSRRHNLFFSTRLPVELSGGESLIPLHSATASALLRSMLSAKVSQWGCVSEGAWACFNYIH
- the LOC127803969 gene encoding uncharacterized protein At4g28440-like, yielding MAEAKSTMRKPVFTKVDQLRPGTSGHNLTVKVVSSKMVLQKGRPDGPQLRQMKIAECLVGDETGTIVFTARNEQVDMMKPEVTIILRNAKIDMFKGSMRLAVDKWGRVEVTEPAGFAVKEDNNLSLVEYELVNVVED
- the LOC127803970 gene encoding protein NUCLEAR FUSION DEFECTIVE 6, mitochondrial isoform X2 encodes the protein MASNSARSLFQRSTASARSIMSRNRTVQSPPSSVASKQSNLGGLAPSNPAAPSRFSRRHNLFFSTRLPVELSGGESLIPLHSATASALLRSMLSAKVSQWGCVSEGFATPL